The region GAACGGACGAACAGCGGCCGTCCCTTGTCCAGCCCGGTAATATTCTCACCCGAGAAATAGCCGTAGCTCAGCAAGCCGCCGCCATCGGCGTCTGCCTCCAGTGCTTTATTGAACAGAACGCTGAACAGCTGCGCCGGATCAGCCTTGAAGCCCATCGCCTCCGAGAATTCCCGGAACAAGCCGACCCAGGCGTTGATATCGCTGGAGCAATTGTTGGCATGTACCATTCCCACCGGACTGCCATCCGGGGTGGTCACCATGTCAATCTCAGGATATACCGCCGTAAGATCCTTCTCCAGCACGATCATAGCGAATACGGAGGTGCCTACAGAGATATTACCAGTCCGTTTGCGGACACTATTCGTAGCGACCATTCCTGTTCCGGCATCGCCTTCCGGCGGACAGAGCGGAATGCCTGCCAGCAGGTCCCCCGACTCATCCAGCAGTCTAGCACCGGCTTCTGTTAACACACCCGCCTGCTCGCCTGCAGCGTAGACCTTGGGCAGAAGATCACTCAGCTTCCAAGGGTAATTCTTAGCGGCAATCAGCTCATCAAACTGGCTGACCATGGCCGGATGGTAATTCTGCGAAGCTTCATCTATAGGGAAGACCCCGGAGGCATCGCCAATCCCAATCGCCTTGCTGCCGGTCAGCAGCCAATGGATGTATCCGCCCAGCGTCGTTACGAACGTTGCCTGCGGAACATGCTCTTCCCCGTTCAGAATCGCCTGATACAGGTGGGCAATGGTCCAGCGCTCCGGAATATTGAACTGGAACAGCTCTGTTAATTCCTTGGCCGCCGCACCGGTTGTAGCATTGCGCCAGGTCCGGAACGGAACCAGCAGCTCGCCCGTGCTGTCAAAGGCCATATATCCATGCATCATTGCTGAGAATCCGATCGAACCGACAGTAGTAACCGTAATCCCGTATTTCTGTGCAACCTCCTGCTTCATCTCGCGGTAAGCGGCTTGCAGGCCCTTAATAATATCCGTCAAAGGATACGTCCAATATCCGCCTTCCAGCAGGTTCTCCCACTCGTAGCTTCCGGATGCAACCGTCTCGAACTGCTGATCAATCAGGACGGCCTTGATACGTGTGGACCCAAATTCGATACCCAGTGATGTCTCTCCCTTAAGTATCGCTTGCTTGATGTTCTGATCCATGCCCACGTTACTCCTCTCTGAACCAAACTGTGTTACTTACGAATCTAAAGAATGCGCTTCCTTTATGAACAGGTTTAGTATATTTTTTGTTCGTACATTTGTCAACAATGGATATAAGATATACCTACAAATTTACCGGAAAAACACCCCTATTTTACGCAAATCATTAGATATAGTAGACACCGGAGGATATTAAGCTTATATTCAAGCTATAATATGTACGTACAACTATAATAATTTATCCATTTCAAATAAGAACAACTATGAAAGAAGTGACCCGTGTGCGAACCAAGTACCAGATCATATTCGATGAACTCAAAAGCAATATCCTGTCCGGCACCTACAGTGTAGGCGAACAAATTCCTACTGAATCTGCGCTGCAGGAGATGTACGGCGTCAGCCGCCAGACCGTGCGGAAGGCCATTCTGGAGCTGTCCAACGAGGGGTTCCTGCGGAGCGAGAAGGGCTCAGGCACCTATGTCAGCCACCAGTTCCGGTCCAAATCCGGGAATGGCGCGGGCAAACGGACCATCGGCGTAATAACCACATACCTCTCCGATTATATTTTCCCCTCCATTATCCGGGGGATTGAAGGCAGGCTCAACGAGGACAACTATTCCCTGCTGCTCGCCAGCACCAATAATGATGTGGCCCAGGAGAAGAAGGCGCTGGAGATGATGCTGTCCTTCGGGGTAGACGGGCTGATTATTGAGCCTACGAAAAGCAACCTGTATAACCCGAATATCGCCTACTACCTGTCGTTCAAGGAGCAGGATGTCCCGTTCATCATGATTAACGCTTATTATGAGGAGCTGGAGGTGCCGTTCTTCTGTCTGGATGATGTACAGTCCAGCTATCTGGCGACCCGGGAGCTGATCTCGAAGGGGCATACCCAGATCGGGATTATTGCCAAAATGGACGATCTCCAGGGCAAATACCGTATGAAGGGCTATATCAAGGCGCTCGGCGAAGCCAAGCTGCGCTTCCACCCGGAGCAGGTGCTCTCCTTCGATACGGAATCGAAGCAGGCGCTGTCGGCCAATCTGGAGCAATTCCTTACAGATAACAGAGAGGTGCTGACCGCTATCGTCTGTTATAACGATGAAGTGGGGCTGGAAGTCGTCAAGGTGTGCCGCGAGCTTGGGATCTCAATTCCGGGAGAGCTGTCGATTATCGGGCAGGACAATTCCTATATTGCCAAGAACGCGGGGATCAAGCTGACGACGCTGACCCACCCGCAGGAGCAGATGGGCCGGGATGCGGCCGAATGGGTCATTAAGAAGCTTCAGGGTAAAAAGGACCTGAAGAGCAGCACCTACTATCTGCCTGAGCTGATAGAGGGGGAGACGGTGCGGGTGCTGGAACCAGCTCCAGCGGAATAGGATAGTCCGCCCAGAAATAAGCTTAAGCTACACAGACAAACAGCCCTGACCGCTTCATGACCGTTACAGGCCGTGAAGCGGCAGGGCTGTTCTTATTTAATCTGGCAGAACCGGGGGACAGGCTTAGTCCAGCAGCGTAGAGATGCTTATGCTTTCAATCTTAGCGCCCTTGACATGGAACAGAATATAATCCACATAGTTGCTTGGGGCGAACCGGTAGTCATCCTCTTCCTCAGGTGCCCCGTCTCCGGTCAGCTTGCCTTCGGGATAGGCTTTTTTGAGTGTGTCCAGGCTGTCTCCGACCTTGATATTACGGACCGTAGTGTACTTCGGATCGGTAATCTTAATGCTGAAGATGTAGAACTGCTTGCCGTCACCCGAATCAATCGTCTTAATCTCAAGGCCCGGGAAGGTATACGTGTTCTCTGTTCTGCCGATCAGGGTATCCATATTCTTACCGTCATCCAAAGAATACGTGTGCGATTTCTTCGCCGTTGCCTTGCCCAGCATACTCTCCAGCTTAGCATCATCCACAATGTCGGAGAGAGCGATGGTGTGATCCTTATGGACAAAAGCCAGCTCCTTCAGAATCACATTTCCTTCCTTCTCAATGGTTCCCTCCTTGATCGCCTCGGAGCTGCCCGCTGAAGCCGCTGGGGTTGGCTCGGCTGTAGCAGCTTCAGTCGCCGCAGGCTCAGCAGCAGGGGTAGCCGAAGCTTCCGGTGCCGCTGTGGATACCGCTTCAGCTGTAGGTTCTGCCGAAGGGGTAGCCGCCGGAGCGGCCGAATCGGACTGGCATCCGGCCAGAAGTGTCATTAACAATACTGCGGGCAGCAGCAGCGCTGCCGGTTTTTTAAATGTTCCCATAAGTAATCCCTCCATGAATGTACGCGTTTGGCGCGTTGTTTGTTTGGTATGAGGTTAGTATACGAAAACCATTTATTAGTGTAATAACAGAGTTGTATCAGTCTTGTAACGTTAACTAAGCGGCAGATGGATAGAGACGGTGGTTCCGGTTCGGAGCTGGCTCTCTATGCTGAGGTGCCCGCCGAACTTCTCGGCGATCTCCTTACAGATGGACAGCCCCAGCCCCGTTCCGCCGGCCCCGCCGGCATTGCTTGCCCGGTAGAACCGCTCCTGTACACGGGTAAGTTCATCCGGGCTGATTCCGATGCCCTGATCGCTGATCTGCACGATGGCTTCCTGCTCTCTGGTTAACACTTCAATGCTTATCCGGGTGCGGGAATTGGAATACTTCACGGCGTTGTCCAGTACATTAGCGATGGCATGGGACATCAGCACCTGATTGACATTGACGAAGACCGGCGGTCCCTGGCGGATCGTAAGCTCTATCCCCTTACTGTCCGCCTTGACCCTCAATCCGGCGGCTACCCTTGCGGCCAGCTGTGCCAGATCTGTCTTCTCGGCATCGATTCCATCCTGCCCTGCCTTATCGAAGCGCGACAGCATGAGCAGCTCATTGACCAGCCGGGTCAGGCGGTCCGATTCATTCACCAGATGGAAGTAGATCCGCTGCAGCTCCTCATCCTCGTCCTCGCCTTCGTACAAATATTGTGAGAACCCCTTGATCGCAGCGAGCGGCGTCTTCAGCTCATGGGATACGTTCGAGACAAACTGCTTCTGATACTGGATATAGTCGCTGAGCTGAATGCCCATCCGGTTCAGGCCCGCAGCAAGCATGCCCAGCTCATCCTTCCTGTTCAGGCGCACCTCCCGGAACTGCTGCTTGGAGAAGCTCTCTGTCGCGCCAAGCAGATATTTGATCGGCTTCGTTGTATTCCGGGCAATGAATAGACTGGAGAGTGTAATCAGAATAATGAATCCTCCTGCACCGGCGAACAGGATATAGCGGATCTGGTCCATCATCGTATAGAAATAAGAGACATCCTCCACAAACTCGTACACATAGCTGTTCTGATAATATTTGTCTTGAATCGGAACCGCGAAGTACAGCAGGTGATCCTCGGAGACCGTATACGCATAATTGCCCTTAAGGGCGTTCTGGATATTCCCTGGGAAAATGACGGGGGTCTTGTTATTAATCACAATTCCGTCAACGGCGAGTCCCAGCAGCTTCTGGCTGCTGTCGTAGATCCGCACCTCCTTGACGGAGGCTTTTAACGTCTCCAGCGCACTTCTCGCCACCGCCTCCATCTGCCCGGCATCCACCTCTTGTTCGAGCCTGGAGAGCACCTCCCTGAAGGACATCTCGCCAAGATCCGCCTTCTCCATCATTTGCTTCTCTATCGTTACGAAGCTGAAATAGTCAATCGCCTTATTCACCGAAATAATGATCACGGCAAAGGACAGCACCGAGAACAGCAAATACATTAGCACCAGCCGGGTCGCGTATTTCAGGCGGAGCCACCTCCCAGCTGATAACCGAAGCCGTAGACAGTCCTGATATATTTCGGATTCTCGGCATCATCCTCCAGCTTCTTTCTTAAGCGCATAATCGTCATATCCACGCTGCGGCTGTCGCCCATGAAGTCATAGCCCCAGACGATCTCCAGCAGCTCATCCCGGGTATAGATTTTGTCAGGGCGCTTCAGCAGCGTCTCCAGAATCCGGAATTCCTTGGCTGTCAGAGCCACCGGAACGCCGCCCTTCTGCACCACCCGGGTCTCCAGATCGAAGGTCAGCTCCTCATGAGAGATCCGGGTATCTTCAGCATCTGCGGGCAGGCCGCTGTTCTGGGCTCTCCGGAGCACCACCTTGATCCGCGCCAGCAGCTCCCGGTTATCGAACGGCTTGGTCATGTAATCCTCAGCCCCCAGCTCAAGTCCCAGCACCTTATCTATAATCTCATTCTTGGCCGACAGCATAATGACGGGAACCGCCTGCCGTTTGGTGATCTCCTTGCACAGGTCATAGCCGGAGCAATCGGGCAGCATCAGATCCAGCACCACCAGATCCGGCTGAAAAGCATCCAGGGCCGTAAGCCCCGCACTTCCGTTCTCCGCTGTCCGCACCTCATAATTCTCTCTGCGGAGCACAAGCTCGATCAGGTCCCGCAGGGCCGCTTCATCATCAATTACGAGAATTTTGTTCATCCGATCCCTCCTCCTATACCTAATATTAACACCGCAAGAGCACGTTAATCTCCCTGTCACCGTCCGAACCCCCGCAACGACCCATTGTGTTCGGTTTTCAGCCCTGTTAGAGCTTGGCAACAAGTGGAAACGGCTTTGCTGTCCTTTTGAAGGACGGTACCGTTTCAGCGAGAAATAGAAGGATAATGTATAGCGTGAAACATATACATTCTTATATTTAAATAAACCTTCGGCAGATGGTTCACCTTATCCGTATTTCAACATACCTTGAATAAACCAACTAGAAAGGGGACAAATCAATGTATCTGCTCTGGGTAATCATCGTAGGGGGACTCATCGGCTGGCTAAGCGGCAATCTAATCGGGCGAGATGTTCCGGGAGGCGTACTCGGCAATGTAATCGCCGGGTTCATCGGCTCCTGGCTGGGCTCCGAGCTGCTTGGTCCAAGGGGCCCTGTAGTAGGTGGCTTCCACATTGTTCCGGCCATTATCGGCTCCATCGTTACACTATTGATCTTCTTTGCCCTGGCCCGCGGCGGCGCCTTCCGGCGCCGTTAATCCTTCCTGCCGGCCGCTGCAAAGTCAACACAGAGCCCCTCCTGTTCACCAGGCAGGGGGCTCTGCCATGTCATCCTTACAGAATCCTTAGAATCTGCCCTTAGAGTAGAGGTAGAGAAAGGATGATATACTATGCAGGATAATATTCTGGAAATACAGGATCTATGTAAAAGCTTCAAGCGCCAGACCGCCGTCAATAACGTATCGTTAACAGTCGCGCGCAATTCCGTCTACGGGCTGCTCGGTCCGAACGGTGCAGGCAAATCCACCCTGCTCAAAATGATTACCGGGATGCTGCGCCCCGATTCCGGGAGAATCTGCTTCCAGGGCCGGGAATGGACCCGGAAGGACTTAAGCCGGATCGGCGTATTGATTGAAGCACCGCCGCTGTACGATAATCTGACTGCCCGGGAGAATCTCAAGGTACGCACGCTGGCTCTCGGACTGCCGCTGTCGCGTATCGAAGAGGTGCTTGCTGTTGTCGATCTGACCGCAACCGGGAAGAAGCGGGCCGGACAATTCTCCATGGGCATGAAGCAGCGGCTCGGCATCGCCATTGCACTCTTGAACCAGCCGGAGCTGCTGATTCTGGACGAGCCGACCAACGGGCTGGACCCGATCGGGATTCAGGAGCTGCGGGAGCTGATCCGCTCCTTCCCGGAGCAGGGAATCACCGTCATCCTGTCGAGCCACCTGCTCTCCGAGGTGGAGCAGACAGCCGACCATATCGGCATTATCGCAGGCGGCGTGCTGGGCTATCAGGGAGCGGTCTCCCCGGATCAGGATCTGGAGGCGCTGTTCATGCAGGTCGCAGCAGCCCACCGGAGGGAGGGTGCCGCCCATGCTTAATATCATTAGAGCGGAACACCTGAAATGGCGGCGTACCTTCATTCCCAAGCTGGCCTGGATCGCTCCAGTATTCACTCTGTTCTTGTGCGCTGTTCTGATGGGCGGCGGCTTTTTTCAGAGCGGGTCTTATAACTGGTGGTACACGATACTGTTGCCCGGAGCGCTGAGCCTGGTCTGTTCGCTGGCGCTGCAGAAGGACGCGAAGCTGAAATACCGCGGAATACTGGCCTTGCCCTTTACACCGGGAACGCTCTGGGCCGGGAAAATCATCGCCTGTGCGTATTGGCTAATGGCTGCGCTCCTCGTGTTCCTGACCGGGGTTACAGCCGGGGGGCTACTGTTCGGACAGACGATTACACTGCTGAGCAGTCTGGGGGGCAGCATATTGATCTTCCTAACCTTCCTGTGGCAGATCCCGCTGTGCCTGTTCCTGGCGGCCCGTCTCGGATTATTCGCAGCGGTCCTGCTGAACCTTGCCGGTACTATTCTAGGTGTAGTTCAATTCGACAAGGGCGGGTTATGGGATTACATCCCCTATACGATTACCTTCAGGCTCATGTGTCCGGTGCTGTCCATCCTGCCGAACGGCCTGCCGGTTCCTGCGGACAGCCCGCTGCGCAGCACAGAAATGATTCTTCCGGATACGCTGGTCTCTCTCGGATGGTTCGCCATCCTGTTCCTGCTCACCACCGTATGGTTCCGTAGACAGGAGGCGAAGTAGCATGAATGCACTTCCGGGTCTGCTCAGAGCCGATCTGCTCAAAATGCGGCGCACCCCGTTTCTCCTGATCCATCTGCTGACCCCGCTGATCGGGGCCGGCCTGTTCCTGGCCTATTATTCCATCTCTGCTGCAAGTGAAGCGGGCAAGGTGATGGGGTTCATGCAGGCAGTCGCTTGTGCGTTTCCTACCCTCATCGGGCTAGTCTGTGCGATGGCGGCGGAGCAGGAGGCCGCCTCCGGAGGGTTTCAGGGGATGCTAGCCCTGCCTGCGGGCAGGACAACAACCTTTTTGAGCAAGCTCCTGCTCCTGCTGGGATTCAGCCTGGGGGCTGTCCTGCTGGTCTTCGTCCTGTTCAGCGTGGGCTTTGCCGGAATGCTGGGGCAGGACCGGCACGGCATACCCTTTTATCTCACCGGCTCTGTGATCCTGTTCGCAAGCAATATCCTGCTCTATCTGCTTCACTTCGCGCTCAGCCTGCGCTTCGGACGGGGCGTCTCTATCGGCATAGGAATCACGGGAAGCCTGCTCGCTGCCCTGATGCTGACCGGTCTTGGCGATATCCTGTGGCCGTATATCCCCTTCGCCTGGGGCGGCCGTTTCCTCTCCCTGCTGGAGATTCAGCATTCGGGAGGTTTGCCGCCATTTGCCGAAACGGGATTGGCCACCGGCGTATCCATCTGCATAGTAGCAACGATAGCTGCCGGCCTCCTCAGTATGGTATGGTTCTACAAGTGGGAGGGCCGCTCTGCGGATAACTAGCCTACTAATCTGTAAATGAGGGAATCCATGACTATGGCCAAAATACTTGTGGTAGACGATGAACCCGCCATCCTGTCCCTGATAGCCAACGCGCTCAGTACCGACCGCCATCTGGTAACCACCTTCTCTGATTCCACGCTGGTGCGCGGGACCGACCTCGGTGCATATGACCTGATTCTGCTGGATGTGATGATGCCCGGCGTGGATGGCTTCACCCTGTGCCGGGAGATCCGCACGGCGGTGGATTGTCCCATTCTTTTTTTGACGGCGAAGACGCTGGAAAGTGACCTGATGTTCGGACTGGGGCTGGGGGCGGATGATTATATTATGAAGCCCTTCGGCATAGGCGCGCTGCGGGCGCGGATCAACGCTCATCTGCGGCGGGAGAACCGGGAGAAGCGCAACATTCTGTATATGGACCCTGTACGCTTCAACCTCTCCGGTAAAGAGCTGTACGCCCGGGAGGACAAGGTGCCGCTGACCAAAAGTGAATATGAAATCTGCGAGTTTCTGGCCCGCCACCGCGGTCAGGTCTTCTCCAAAGAGAGTATCTACGAAGGGGTCTTCGGATATGACGGGGAGAGTGACAGCAGTGCCATTACGGAGCATGTCAAGAACATCCGCGCCAAGCTGGGCCGGTATGGGCTTGAGGCCATTGAAACCATCTGGGGGATCGGATATAAGTGGAAGCTGTAAAACAACGCAAAACCGTGCGGCTGCGCACCTTTTTTCTGCACTACCTGCTGCTGTTGAGTCTCGGTACCGTTCTGCTGCTGGGAGTATTGGTCGGCGCATTCACACTGGCGTTCGCCCGGGGGGCGCTGCTGCCTGCCAACTATGACGAGAAGGAAATCGCCCAGTTCAAGCAGCAGCTGGCTGCGGGCGGAGCGGATAAGTCTCCCCAGGTCCCGGGCCGGCTGGAGTACACCGTATTCACCTTGGACGGGAAGCCGCTGGCCGGCAATCTGACAGCTAAAGAGGCGGAGCAAGCCTGGAGAATTGTCCGGGAGGGGAACAACAGAAGCTCCTACTACTACACCACCGCTGAGCATGGGCAGAAGCTGTGGATCTTCCGCTATGTCCTGACACCGCAGTATGCTTCTCCAGTGCTGCGCAGCGCGCTGCCGAATCCCCAGCTCCTGGGACCCTCGCTCTTCGTGCTCGGGTTCCTGCTGATGGCCGCCCTGCTCGCGGCCCGGTTCGGCCGGAAGCTCTCGGAGCGGATGGCCGGCCTGCAGGATGCGACCGAGAACATCCGGCGCGAGAATCTGGAGTTCACCGTCCAGCCCAGCGGCATCCGGGAGATTGACGAGGTGCTGGGCTCCCTGGACCGGATGAAGGATGCCCTGCAGACTTCACTGGAGCAGCAGTGGATGCTGGAGCGCTCCCGCAGCGAGCAGATCTCCGCGCTGGCCCATGACATCAAGACGCCGCTGACCATTATCCGGGGCAATGCCGAGCTGCTTCAGGAGATTGTTGAGACGGAGCCGCAGCGTGAATACAGCGGCTATATCCGCCGCAGCGCCGAAGACATTGAAGCCTTCGTGCAGGAGGTCATTGACTTGTCCAGGCTGCAGTCCGGCTCATCCCGCCAGCAGACGCGGGTCCCGGCGGCAGAGATCGTGGCCGAGCTGGAGCTGCAAATGAAGGCCCTGGCTGCGGGCAGGGACCTCAAGACCTCTGTCCGGCAGGAGAAGCTGCCGGAATTCCTGTACATCCACAAGGAGCTGCTGCTGCGGGGAATCATGAACCTGATCGCCAATGCGGCCGAGCACACCCCGCCCGGGGGAAGCATTGCCCTGCTCGTCCAGGGTGAAGCGGCGGCGGTTCAGTTCACGGTTACCGATACCGGCAGCGGCTTCTCAGCGGCTGACCTCCGGGAGGCGACTAACCAATTCTACCGGGGCGATCCGAGCCGCAGCTCCGGGGATCATCACGGAATGGGGCTCTACATTGCGCGGTCTGTGGCCGAGCAGCACGGAGGCAGTCTGATCCTCAGCAACGCCGGACCCTCCGGGGGCGGGAAGGTCACGATGCGCATTACCGTGCCTGAGCAACGGCCCGGCCCGGGGGTAGACTAAAACGCCGTCTGCGGTCAGGCGGCGTTTAGTCCCAGCTTTCTTTTCAGCTCCGGATAGATCCGGCCGTACAGCTTCCGCCGCAGCGCCGAATGATACAGGGCCAGCACCAGTGTCACTACGATCAGCGCGGCAGGTACGATATACAGCACCGGATGATCCACGAAATAGCCGAACACATCATAGCCCCGGTTGATATACCTGCCGTAGATCGCAGCGATGGCAACCACCAGCAGCACCGGCAGAGCGAACAGACCGGACAGGATGTTGACCTTCTTCATCTTTTTGTAGGTGGATTGAAACGCGCTTTCACCCTGGGCTTCTTCGAGCAGCATGACCTGCTTATCGAAGGAGTCGCTTTTGCGTACCGGCATCTTGGATTGTGTGATGTAGTTGTGCAGCACATCGAGTTCGTGGCTGAATTCCATTGTTTTTAATATTGCTCTTCCTGCGTTCATCGATGGTTTCCTCCTAAAATTCAGACTTCTCCCCAGTTCCGCTGATACAAGCGGCGGGAGGGGGTGTGTTCCGTAGGCTCTGTGTACAGGTTGGTCGCGGTTATAAGCGCAGCCATCTTGTCCAGGAAGACCGCCTTCGGAATCTCCTGGCCGAGAATCAACTCGTAGACCTGCTGCAACTCGGCCAGAGTGAATTGCTCAGGCATTAAGAGCAGCGCGATTCCGGTTCTCTCCGTCTCCTTGCGCAGCTGCTGGATGGCATAGGCAATGATCTTGGCGTGATCAAAAGCGAGTCCGTCATTGGACAAGACGGCATATTGCACCGATCTGGCTGCCGGTGTAGCTGTCAACGTCTGTTCAATCACTGCTGCCAGCTCTTGTCCGCCCGCTTCCAGCCGAAGCTCATAGATACGGGTGCGGATGCAGCCCGGCTCCAACAGCTCCTTATGCTCCTGCCGGAGCTGGTAGCTTACCTTGAACCATGCCGCAGCCTCGGCATCATCCCCGGCCTCTAATTGGATGCGGCGGCTGTCGACAAGCGCCATATAGCTGCTGCTGATCACCCAAGTACGGGGATCGCGCCCGGGGTCAGAGAAGGTACGAAGCTGCTCCAGATATACGCCGGTGACGCCGGTTTCCTCCTCCAGCTCGCGTGCGGCCGCCTGATCTGTGGTCTCATCCGGCTGGGCGAAGCCGCCGGGCAGCGCCCACTTGCCCAGGCAGGGATGCCCGCCTCTGCGGATCAGCAGGAGACGCAACTCCTTCGCCG is a window of Paenibacillus sp. FSL H3-0469 DNA encoding:
- a CDS encoding FGGY-family carbohydrate kinase — protein: MDQNIKQAILKGETSLGIEFGSTRIKAVLIDQQFETVASGSYEWENLLEGGYWTYPLTDIIKGLQAAYREMKQEVAQKYGITVTTVGSIGFSAMMHGYMAFDSTGELLVPFRTWRNATTGAAAKELTELFQFNIPERWTIAHLYQAILNGEEHVPQATFVTTLGGYIHWLLTGSKAIGIGDASGVFPIDEASQNYHPAMVSQFDELIAAKNYPWKLSDLLPKVYAAGEQAGVLTEAGARLLDESGDLLAGIPLCPPEGDAGTGMVATNSVRKRTGNISVGTSVFAMIVLEKDLTAVYPEIDMVTTPDGSPVGMVHANNCSSDINAWVGLFREFSEAMGFKADPAQLFSVLFNKALEADADGGGLLSYGYFSGENITGLDKGRPLFVRSPESRFTLGNFMRTHLFSAFGALKIGMDILTLKEQVSIDSILAHGGLFKTPVVGQRIVAAAMNVPVSVMATAGEGGAWGMAILASYMKNRGQQERLDDFLDQKVFKDIEGETIHPVAADVKGFELFMERYTAGLAIEQAAVDHLVENGGN
- a CDS encoding GntR family transcriptional regulator; the protein is MRTKYQIIFDELKSNILSGTYSVGEQIPTESALQEMYGVSRQTVRKAILELSNEGFLRSEKGSGTYVSHQFRSKSGNGAGKRTIGVITTYLSDYIFPSIIRGIEGRLNEDNYSLLLASTNNDVAQEKKALEMMLSFGVDGLIIEPTKSNLYNPNIAYYLSFKEQDVPFIMINAYYEELEVPFFCLDDVQSSYLATRELISKGHTQIGIIAKMDDLQGKYRMKGYIKALGEAKLRFHPEQVLSFDTESKQALSANLEQFLTDNREVLTAIVCYNDEVGLEVVKVCRELGISIPGELSIIGQDNSYIAKNAGIKLTTLTHPQEQMGRDAAEWVIKKLQGKKDLKSSTYYLPELIEGETVRVLEPAPAE
- a CDS encoding HAMP domain-containing sensor histidine kinase; the protein is MYLLFSVLSFAVIIISVNKAIDYFSFVTIEKQMMEKADLGEMSFREVLSRLEQEVDAGQMEAVARSALETLKASVKEVRIYDSSQKLLGLAVDGIVINNKTPVIFPGNIQNALKGNYAYTVSEDHLLYFAVPIQDKYYQNSYVYEFVEDVSYFYTMMDQIRYILFAGAGGFIILITLSSLFIARNTTKPIKYLLGATESFSKQQFREVRLNRKDELGMLAAGLNRMGIQLSDYIQYQKQFVSNVSHELKTPLAAIKGFSQYLYEGEDEDEELQRIYFHLVNESDRLTRLVNELLMLSRFDKAGQDGIDAEKTDLAQLAARVAAGLRVKADSKGIELTIRQGPPVFVNVNQVLMSHAIANVLDNAVKYSNSRTRISIEVLTREQEAIVQISDQGIGISPDELTRVQERFYRASNAGGAGGTGLGLSICKEIAEKFGGHLSIESQLRTGTTVSIHLPLS
- a CDS encoding response regulator transcription factor, with the protein product MNKILVIDDEAALRDLIELVLRRENYEVRTAENGSAGLTALDAFQPDLVVLDLMLPDCSGYDLCKEITKRQAVPVIMLSAKNEIIDKVLGLELGAEDYMTKPFDNRELLARIKVVLRRAQNSGLPADAEDTRISHEELTFDLETRVVQKGGVPVALTAKEFRILETLLKRPDKIYTRDELLEIVWGYDFMGDSRSVDMTIMRLRKKLEDDAENPKYIRTVYGFGYQLGGGSA
- a CDS encoding GlsB/YeaQ/YmgE family stress response membrane protein, with protein sequence MYLLWVIIVGGLIGWLSGNLIGRDVPGGVLGNVIAGFIGSWLGSELLGPRGPVVGGFHIVPAIIGSIVTLLIFFALARGGAFRRR
- a CDS encoding lantibiotic protection ABC transporter ATP-binding protein, yielding MQDNILEIQDLCKSFKRQTAVNNVSLTVARNSVYGLLGPNGAGKSTLLKMITGMLRPDSGRICFQGREWTRKDLSRIGVLIEAPPLYDNLTARENLKVRTLALGLPLSRIEEVLAVVDLTATGKKRAGQFSMGMKQRLGIAIALLNQPELLILDEPTNGLDPIGIQELRELIRSFPEQGITVILSSHLLSEVEQTADHIGIIAGGVLGYQGAVSPDQDLEALFMQVAAAHRREGAAHA
- a CDS encoding lantibiotic immunity ABC transporter MutE/EpiE family permease subunit, with translation MLNIIRAEHLKWRRTFIPKLAWIAPVFTLFLCAVLMGGGFFQSGSYNWWYTILLPGALSLVCSLALQKDAKLKYRGILALPFTPGTLWAGKIIACAYWLMAALLVFLTGVTAGGLLFGQTITLLSSLGGSILIFLTFLWQIPLCLFLAARLGLFAAVLLNLAGTILGVVQFDKGGLWDYIPYTITFRLMCPVLSILPNGLPVPADSPLRSTEMILPDTLVSLGWFAILFLLTTVWFRRQEAK
- a CDS encoding lantibiotic immunity ABC transporter MutG family permease subunit, which encodes MNALPGLLRADLLKMRRTPFLLIHLLTPLIGAGLFLAYYSISAASEAGKVMGFMQAVACAFPTLIGLVCAMAAEQEAASGGFQGMLALPAGRTTTFLSKLLLLLGFSLGAVLLVFVLFSVGFAGMLGQDRHGIPFYLTGSVILFASNILLYLLHFALSLRFGRGVSIGIGITGSLLAALMLTGLGDILWPYIPFAWGGRFLSLLEIQHSGGLPPFAETGLATGVSICIVATIAAGLLSMVWFYKWEGRSADN
- a CDS encoding response regulator transcription factor — encoded protein: MAKILVVDDEPAILSLIANALSTDRHLVTTFSDSTLVRGTDLGAYDLILLDVMMPGVDGFTLCREIRTAVDCPILFLTAKTLESDLMFGLGLGADDYIMKPFGIGALRARINAHLRRENREKRNILYMDPVRFNLSGKELYAREDKVPLTKSEYEICEFLARHRGQVFSKESIYEGVFGYDGESDSSAITEHVKNIRAKLGRYGLEAIETIWGIGYKWKL
- a CDS encoding HAMP domain-containing sensor histidine kinase, giving the protein MEAVKQRKTVRLRTFFLHYLLLLSLGTVLLLGVLVGAFTLAFARGALLPANYDEKEIAQFKQQLAAGGADKSPQVPGRLEYTVFTLDGKPLAGNLTAKEAEQAWRIVREGNNRSSYYYTTAEHGQKLWIFRYVLTPQYASPVLRSALPNPQLLGPSLFVLGFLLMAALLAARFGRKLSERMAGLQDATENIRRENLEFTVQPSGIREIDEVLGSLDRMKDALQTSLEQQWMLERSRSEQISALAHDIKTPLTIIRGNAELLQEIVETEPQREYSGYIRRSAEDIEAFVQEVIDLSRLQSGSSRQQTRVPAAEIVAELELQMKALAAGRDLKTSVRQEKLPEFLYIHKELLLRGIMNLIANAAEHTPPGGSIALLVQGEAAAVQFTVTDTGSGFSAADLREATNQFYRGDPSRSSGDHHGMGLYIARSVAEQHGGSLILSNAGPSGGGKVTMRITVPEQRPGPGVD
- a CDS encoding DUF6097 family protein; amino-acid sequence: MNAGRAILKTMEFSHELDVLHNYITQSKMPVRKSDSFDKQVMLLEEAQGESAFQSTYKKMKKVNILSGLFALPVLLVVAIAAIYGRYINRGYDVFGYFVDHPVLYIVPAALIVVTLVLALYHSALRRKLYGRIYPELKRKLGLNAA